A region of Peromyscus maniculatus bairdii isolate BWxNUB_F1_BW_parent chromosome 7, HU_Pman_BW_mat_3.1, whole genome shotgun sequence DNA encodes the following proteins:
- the LOC143274119 gene encoding olfactory receptor 10G6-like — MQEAEGNSWPHCRFSTRQSSSAGSRKSRGGRDVTAKDMQSGNQTSVSHFILVGLHHPPQLGFPLFLAFLVIYLLTVSGNGLIILTVLVDIRLHRPMYWFLCHLSFLDMTISSAIVPKMLAGFLLDSRIISFGGCVIQLFSFHFLGCTECFLYTLMAYDRFLAICKPLHYATIMTRSVCNYLALGTWIGGTIHSLFQTSFIFRLPFCGPNRVDYFFCDIPAILRLVCADTTINELVTFVDIGFLALTCFMLILTSYGYIVAAILRIRSADGRRNAFSTCAAHLTVVIVYYVPCTFIYLRPGSQEPLDGVVAVFYTVITPLLNPIIYTLRNKEMKAALRRLGGLKEVQPH, encoded by the coding sequence ATGTGACCGCCAAGGACATGCAAAGCGGCAACCAGACTTCTGTGTCTCACTTCATTCTGGTGGGCCTGCACCACCCACCTCAGCTCGGGTTCCCCCTTTTCCTAGCGTTCCTTGTCATCTACCTCCTCACTGTCTCTGGCAATGGGCTCATCATCCTCACTGTCTTGGTGGACATCCGGCTCCACCGGCCCATGTACTGGTTCTTATGTCACCTCTCCTTCTTAGATATGACCATTTCTTCTGCTATTGTACCGAAGATGCTAGCTGGCTTTCTCTTGGATAGTAGAATTATCTCCTTTGGGGGCTGTGTGATTCAACTGTTTTCTTTCCACTTCCTGGGCTGCACCGAATGTTTTCTTTACACGCTTATGGCTTATGACAGATTCCTGGCCATCTGTAAGCCTTTACACTATGCCACCATCATGACTCGCAGTGTCTGTAACTACCTAGCTTTGGGCACCTGGATTGGAGGGACCATCCATTCACTTTTCCAAACCAGTTTCATATTCAGGCTGCCTTTCTGTGGCCCAAACCGAGTTGACTACTTCTTCTGTGACATCCCTGCCATTCTCCGTCTAGTCTGTGCAGACACCACCATCAATGAGTTAGTCACTTTTGTAGACATTGGCTTCCTGGCCCTCACGTGCTTTATGCTCATTCTCACCTCTTATGGCTACATCGTGGCTGCCATCCTGAGAATCCGGTCTGCAGATGGGCGTCGCAATGCCTTCTCCACCTGCGCTGCCCACCTCACTGTGGTCATCGTTTACTACGTGCCCTGCACCTTCATTTACCTACGGCCTGGCTCACAGGAACCTCTGGATGGGGTGGTAGCTGTCTTCTACACAGTCATTACTCCCTTGCTCAACCCCATCATCTACACACTACGAAACAAAGAGATGAAGGCAGCGTTGAGGAGGCTGGGGGGCCTCAAGGAGGTGCAGCCTCACTGA
- the LOC143274120 gene encoding olfactory receptor 10G6-like — MQEAEGNSWPHCRFSTRQSSSAGSRKSRGGRDVTAKDMQSGNQTSVSHFILVGLHHPPQLGFPLFLAFLVIYLLTVSGNGLIILTVLVDIRLHRPMYWFLCHLSFLDMTISSAIVPKMLAGFLLDSRIISFGGCVIQLFSFHFLGCTECFLYTLMAYDRFLAICKPLHYATIMTRSVCNYLALGTWIGGTIHSLFQTSFIFRLPFCGPNRVDYFFCDIPAILRLVCADTTINELVTFVDIGFLALTCFMLILTSYGYIVAAILRIRSADGRRNAFSTCAAHLTVVIVYYVPCTFIYLRPGSQEPLDGVVAVFYTVITPLLNPIIYTLRNKEMKAALRRLGGLKEVQPH; from the exons ATGCAAGAAGCTGAGGGAAACAGCTGGCCTCATTGCAGATTCTCAACCAGGCAGAGCTCATCAGCAGGCTCCAGgaagagcaggggagggagag ATGTGACCGCCAAGGACATGCAAAGCGGCAACCAGACTTCTGTGTCTCACTTCATTCTGGTGGGCCTGCACCACCCACCTCAGCTCGGGTTCCCCCTTTTCCTAGCGTTCCTTGTCATCTACCTCCTCACTGTCTCTGGCAATGGGCTCATCATCCTCACTGTCTTGGTGGACATCCGGCTCCACCGGCCCATGTACTGGTTCTTATGTCACCTCTCCTTCTTAGATATGACCATTTCTTCTGCTATTGTACCGAAGATGCTAGCTGGCTTTCTCTTGGATAGTAGAATTATCTCCTTTGGGGGCTGTGTGATTCAACTGTTTTCTTTCCACTTCCTGGGCTGCACCGAATGTTTTCTTTACACGCTTATGGCTTATGACAGATTCCTGGCCATCTGTAAGCCTTTACACTATGCCACCATCATGACTCGCAGTGTCTGTAACTACCTAGCTTTGGGCACCTGGATTGGAGGGACCATCCATTCACTTTTCCAAACCAGTTTCATATTCAGGCTGCCTTTCTGTGGCCCAAACCGAGTTGACTACTTCTTCTGTGACATCCCTGCCATTCTCCGTCTAGTCTGTGCAGACACCACCATCAATGAGTTAGTCACTTTTGTAGACATTGGCTTCCTGGCCCTCACGTGCTTTATGCTCATTCTCACCTCTTATGGCTACATCGTGGCTGCCATCCTGAGAATCCGGTCTGCAGATGGGCGTCGCAATGCCTTCTCCACCTGCGCTGCCCACCTCACTGTGGTCATCGTTTACTACGTGCCCTGCACCTTCATTTACCTACGGCCTGGCTCACAGGAACCTCTGGATGGGGTGGTAGCTGTCTTCTACACAGTCATTACTCCCTTGCTCAACCCCATCATCTACACACTACGAAACAAAGAGATGAAGGCAGCGTTGAGGAGGCTGGGGGGCCTCAAGGAGGTGCAGCCTCACTGA